In a single window of the Gossypium hirsutum isolate 1008001.06 chromosome D02, Gossypium_hirsutum_v2.1, whole genome shotgun sequence genome:
- the LOC107927620 gene encoding CBL-interacting serine/threonine-protein kinase 7, producing the protein MPSGAQPPMSPPASPPSLPSQQTPPEPPPPPPLKITRTKTPTGILLGKYQLGRLLGRGSFAKVHEATSLDDDNTVVAVKIIDKTKTVDAAMEPRIIREVSAMRRLQHHPNILKIHEVMATKTKIYLVMELASGGELFTKVLRRGRLDEPVARRYFSQLVSALHFCHQNGVAHRDVKPQNLLLDRNGNLKVSDFGLSALPEQLNDGLLHTACGTPAYTAPEVVRRKGYDGSKADAWSCGVILFVLLAGYLPFDDSNLAAMYEKIHRREFQFPAWVSKQAKGVIWQLLDPNPKTRMTMVKLMETSWFKRTVTTLRPSLSDNHLESLMQDKKLKHNMSCNGVNAFDIISMSSGLDLSGLFEGGVNKRKEKRYTTTSMELDGAMERVREIGERLGYRVEKGKSGVVGLGKGRVVVVVEVMEVAELFVLVEVKMVESGGVEFEEGQWLDLEAGLGNIFISWDNTALG; encoded by the coding sequence ATGCCATCAGGGGCTCAACCACCAATGTCACCGCCAGCATCACCACCGTCTCTGCCGTCCCAACAAACTCCACCggaaccaccaccaccaccaccactgaAAATCACCCGTACCAAAACACCGACCGGCATACTTTTAGGAAAGTACCAATTGGGTCGCCTATTGGGTCGTGGGAGCTTTGCAAAAGTTCACGAAGCAACTTCACTCGACGATGACAACACCGTTGTGGCGGTCAAGATCATAGACAAGACAAAAACAGTCGATGCCGCCATGGAACCGAGAATAATCCGGGAAGTTTCAGCCATGCGCCGCCTACAACACCATCCAAACATCCTCAAAATCCACGAAGTCATGGCCACAAAGACCAAAATCTACCTTGTCATGGAACTAGCCTCAGGTGGTGAGCTTTTCACCAAGGTTTTACGCCGTGGTCGCTTGGATGAACCCGTCGCTCGTAGGTACTTTTCCCAACTTGTCTCTGCCCTCCATTTCTGCCACCAAAACGGTGTCGCTCACCGTGATGTAAAGCCGCAAAACCTCTTATTAGACCGAAATGGAAACCTAAAAGTTTCAGACTTTGGTCTCTCAGCTCTGCCTGAACAACTAAACGACGGGCTTTTACATACAGCTTGTGGAACGCCGGCTTATACAGCTCCCGAGGTTGTCCGTAGGAAAGGGTACGATGGTTCCAAGGCGGATGCTTGGTCTTGTGGGGTTATTTTATTTGTCTTGTTGGCTGGTTATTTACCCTTTGATGATAGTAACTTGGCGGCTATGTATGAAAAGATTCATCGTAGGGAATTTCAGTTTCCAGCTTGGGTATCAAAGCAAGCTAAAGGTGTAATATGGCAGCTTTTAGACCCGAATCCGAAAACCCGAATGACCATGGTGAAGCTAATGGAAACTTCATGGTTTAAGAGAACTGTAACGACATTAAGACCATCATTATCAGACAACCATTTGGAAAGCTTGATGCAAGACAAGAAGTTAAAACATAACATGAGCTGCAATGGGGTTAATGCTTTTGACATAATATCTATGTCGTCAGGGTTGGATCTGTCGGGGTTATTTGAAGGAGGGGTTAATAAGAGGAAGGAAAAAAGGTATACCACAACATCAATGGAGTTGGATGGGGCGATGGAGAGGGTTAGGGAAATTGGGGAGAGATTGGGGTATAGGGTAGAGAAAGGGAAAAGCGGAGTTGTGGGGTTGGGGAAAGGgagggtggtggtggtggtggaagtGATGGAGGTGGCCGAGTTGTTTGTTTTGGTGGAGGTGAAGATGGTGGAAAGTGGTGGGGTTGAGTTTGAGGAAGGACAGTGGCTTGATTTGGAAGCTGGACTTGGAAACATTTTTATTTCTTGGGACAATACAGCTCTAGGTTGA
- the LOC107927641 gene encoding auxin-responsive protein IAA4: MEGSVGYDNDLNLKATELRLGLPGTEPVSIVRRNKRSLQQVADDDCGVNGCKSDDQNETAPPPPKAQIVGWPPIRSYRKNNIQTKKNESEGGGIYVKVSMDGAPYLRKIDLKVYSGYPELLQAIENMFKFTIGEYSEREGYKGSDYAPTYEDKDGDWMLVGDVPWGMFITSCKRLRIMKGSEARGLGRGV, encoded by the exons atggaaggcAGTGTGGGTTATGACAATGATCTGAATCTCAAGGCAACTGAACTCAGATTAGGGTTGCCTGGAACAGAACCAGTTTCCATTGTTAGACGCAACAAGAGATCATTGCAACAAGTAGCTGATGATGATTGTGGAGTAAATGGCTGCAAATCTGATGATCAAAATGAAACTGCTCCTCCTCCTCCCAA AGCACAAATCGTGGGTTGGCCACCGATCCGGTCTTATAGAAAGAACAATATTCAGACAAAGAAAAATGAGTCTGAGGGTGGTGGGATTTATGTGAAAGTAAGCATGGATGGAGCACCATATCTAAGAAAAATTGACCTTAAAGTTTACTCTGGGTACCCTGAATTATTACAGGCTATTGAGAACATGTTCAAGTTCACCATAG GTGAGTACTCTGAAAGAGAAGGCTATAAAGGATCAGATTATGCACCTACTTATGAAGACAAAGATGGAGATTGGATGCTAGTCGGTGATGTTCCATGGGG AATGTTCATCACATCATGTAAGAGATTAAGGATCATGAAAGGATCAGAAGCTAGAGGATTAGGTCGTGGTGtatga